From the Bufo gargarizans isolate SCDJY-AF-19 unplaced genomic scaffold, ASM1485885v1 original_scaffold_2088_pilon, whole genome shotgun sequence genome, one window contains:
- the SLC35B2 gene encoding adenosine 3'-phospho 5'-phosphosulfate transporter 1: MVNIAGYGTVLIPGFLLIQYFKRGNYLETGRGICFPVVRSCVFGHESKSVAADEPPSSPRGDGDPSTTQQAFKLLFCASGLQISYLTWGVLQERVMTRTYSSAEPGSPGEKFRDSQFLVFMNRILALVVAGTYCALTKQPRHGAPMYKYSFASLSNILSSWCQYEALKFISFPTQVLAKASKVIPVMLMGKLVSHKSYEYWEYFTAVLISLGVSMFLLSNGEGHRAPGVTTFSGVVILAGYIVFDSFTSNWQDSLFKYKMSSVQMMFGVNLFSCLFTVFSLLEQGALQDAIRFMSRHPDFAFHAALLSVCSGFGQLFIFYTINKFGAAIFTIIMTLRQALAILLSCLLYGHPVTAVGAVGVAVVFLALFLRVYARGRMKKKGRKAADAPVVQKV, from the exons GTCGGGGGATCTGTTTCCCGGTGGTGAGGTCGTGTGTATTCGGACATGAGTCGAAGTCTGTGGCCGCTGATGAGCCGCCTTCCAGCCCCCGGGGCGATGGAGACCCCTCCACCACGCAGCAAGCCTTCAAACTGCTCTTCTGCGCCTCCGGCCTCCAG ATCTCGTACCTGACCTGGGGCGTGTTGCAGGAGCGCGTGATGACCCGGACCTACTCCTCCGCCGAGCCCGGGAGTCCAGGGGAGAAGTTCAGAGACTCCCAGTTCTTGGTGTTCATGAACCGTATCCTGGCGCTGGTTGTGGCGGGAACTTACTGCGCTCTGACCAAGCAGCCGCGCCACGGGGCGCCCATGTACAAGTACTCGTTTGCCTCTCTCTCCAACATCCTGAGCAGCTGGTGTCAGTACGAGGCGCTGAAGTTCATCAGCTTTCCCACCCAGGTCTTGGCCAAAGCCTCCAAGGTGATCCCGGTGATGCTGATGGGCAAGCTGGTGTCGCACAAGAGCTACGAGTACTGGGAGTACTTCACTGCCGTCCTCATCTCTCTGGGGGTCAGCATGTTCTTACTGTCCAACGGGGAAGGCCACCGCGCCCCTGGCGTCACCACCTTCTCCGGAGTGGTCATCTTGGCGGGCTACATCGTCTTCGACAGCTTCACCTCCAACTGGCAAGACTCGCTCTTCAAGTACAAGATGTCGTCGGTGCAGATGATGTTCGGGGTGAACCTCTTCTCCTGCCTCTTCACGGTCTTCTCTCTGCTGGAACAGGGGGCGCTGCAGGACGCCATCCGCTTCATGTCCCGACACCCGGACTTCGCCTTCCATGCGGCGCTGCTGTCGGTGTGCTCCGGCTTTGGCCAGCTCTTTATATTTTATACCATAAACAAGTTTGGGGCGGCCATTTTCACCATCATTATGACTCTGCGCCAGGCATTGGCCATCCTCTTGTCTTGTCTGCTCTACGGACACCCGGTCACCGCGGTCGGCGCGGTGGGCGTGGCGGTGGTCTTTCTTGCCTTATTCCTCCGTGTCTATGCCAGGGGCAGGATGAAGAAGAAGGGCAGGAAGGCGGCAGATGCCCCGGTGGTTCAGAAGGTCTGA